The Episyrphus balteatus chromosome 3, idEpiBalt1.1, whole genome shotgun sequence genome segment CTTCGTTCAGAAAATTCTGCACAGTATTCAAGAAATGAAGTACCACAGCAAAAATCTGCTCCACCAGCAACAGTGGCCAGCCGAATTCCCGAACCAGATACGGTTtgacacatttttgttttactttcttTGAAAACCCAAGAAatcctttttattattttttcatttcagaaCGGCCAACAAAGTCCTAGTTTTCCATTAGTCGATAATTACTTAATTGAGAGACAGCGCACATTGGAACAACAAATCTACCAGCTTCAACTTCAAgctaaacaacaacaagaacaaaTCACAAGACAACTGCAGCTTCTCGAGCAACAACgtcagcagcaacagcagcaacagcaacaacaccaacaacttCAAACACCAGAGTCAAGTTTGCCAACCCAAAGCACTTCAAACATCCAGAAAAGTTCAAACACTGGATTTACAATTCGGCCATCTATTGAATTTGTTCCTACTGTCAGTAACTCAGCAGACAATTTTGGTCTGTCGTCAAACCAACAACTTCCTTTGAAGGATTCTCCAAAGTTCAATAGCGATTCGAACAGAAATCAATTTAACTCTAATGAATTCTTCAATACAAACAACAATGCTTTTGGAACAAGCAACAATGGAAACCAAGCATTCTTGCAAAATAGAAATCCAAATGTGTTTggtttaaatggcgcccaacgacaATCGATTGTTCAAATTCAGCCATCAAATCAACTTCCATTCCTGCCAAATCTATCAGAAACTTTAGTTCAACAGCCTCCAGAACTATCTCCCTTCCAAAACCTTCCCCAAAATAACTATCAAGCCTTTCAAAACCTTCCATTCCTAAACGGTGCCAATAATTTCCTTCAACAACAggaaaatcaacaacaacaacaacagcttcATCGATCTCGTCAATTCCGACAAGATTCACAAACAGGAAATTTCGGTTTGAATCAATTAACACCAAGTCAGAATCAGAATTTCTACAGACAACAACTAATAACTCCAAATACAAATCAGTTGCAAAATGTTGCAGCTTCTTATCAGTCAGGTATACGTTTTGATCATATTCCTGAACTTAATATAATTAGTAAAGTTTTAGCACTGAATCATGGTATAAATCCGTATGCACAAGAAAATCTGAGATATCAGGCCGGACAGGCTGGATTCTAAGAGATGCACCCTCTGATCACTTAGTCTGTAACATCATCTAACTGCACTGCACTTTCTTCATTTAATGCATGAGCAAACTTTGCCagtctttttgttttattttttttgtatgaagcTTAAATGTTAAACTGTTTTTTGTCTGAAAGGGTAGATAAATGGTGCTGAgtttctttttcctttttcataaaaattgttttctaattttttttatattgtgtttttttttattaaagaaatacaatttgTAAACTACtactttgtttaattttgtatctcttttcttgtcttttgaaaattgtttataCATTTAAGATAGTTGTATGCATATTAAGATTTAATTAAATGTATCAGTGAATTGTTATGTTCTGATTtaccaattatttattttaaaataaaattttgtataaacttTAATAGTCTCTCTTTGTTTATATTGAATTCTGTCCAAGCTTCAAGCAGATgatttgtacatttttattatcttgAAGTAAGTaaataaggttaaaaaaaaattagtagcaAATATATAAATGTCTTTGAATCGGTTGTCAGATTATGtaaatgatattaaaattaatggataccgaaaatgagaaaaaaatagaactGAAAAATTCTTACGAAAAATAACACTTTAGTTCTCCTTAttttgtagtgttttttttttagtaatagtcttttgaaaacaaaagaagaGCTTACACAATCAAaggagcccccgcacactacaaactatCTATCGGCCGACAatttagtcggtctcttaattAGAATGAAAATGTATGACAGTGCGCACACTAGAACGATTATTTCTGTTaacaaatgttacacatacgccacagtgacttttTACATTAAATTATTACGTAATTAGGTCTTTCTTTCGAGCTTTAAAGCTTGGATATCAagccgtattttttttataactctgcCGTTACTTAGTTTTCAAACATCAACACACTAGTAAGTATTAGTTATTTACGTTTTTCATTgatactcatgagtaaactaccacgtCCAATGAAACGCCTCTAATATTTTGTATGATAATACCTACCTTAAAttcgagatttagctaagtagatttatgGCTATGAGAAAAATAGTGGCGTGCGTAACccacttttattcaaaaatgagtttttcgtAAAAATTTTTCCAACATAGTATGAGAATCATTGGGTatgaattgtttttaaaagattttttatctTCCCCAGGAACAATTAAGCTTCTATAAGGCTCATTCCCGCTTTTTTGGGTTTGTTTTAAAGCAGAAGGTACAGGTCTTATACAAACATCTTTAGCGCATCATATTACCgatataaattcaaataaaattcacaaGTAAGTAGGTTGTGAAGAATGGCTCTTAAATAATGTTGTCCAAAGTTCAAGAATGTGGTGAAAGCCCTCCAACATAGTCCCTTATTGCGAGTGTCGTTCAACTTTCAAGTCGATCGAATTGATAAATAAATACCTGTTTTCGTTTTGGTATTTTGTTTCTCTTTCGACAAAGATATTTGCTACTGTGAACTATGAACTTGATTTGACTCGATAGCAAAATTGTAaactaaataaattgcacgactggggtcgcacgtacttgctcttatgcttaaagtaactataatgttaaagctttttattcaagaaatttaaaattcgatattttgaagaaatttcataagtagtataaaaaaattaaatctgtttttataattaataaaactccgttttaaaatatcttaaaaaaaaaaaaaaatatgccattttatttctcgtataaaaaggtatttttagaaaaaaaattttgaaaattgtaggagccgttttttaaaaaaataattttttatatataaaatttttttaacatttttcaaaaaaaaagttggtatgccattttgaagaaataattaatttacacataaaaactaaatttcaaaatttttcattgatccgttttcaaaaaattgatttttcaaaaaaaaaatttgaaatattttttaaaaaaccaaaaatgcgttttttgaaatttttctaaaattttaatattatctttacttacacacttttgtataaaaattttcatttaaatcgggttaattttgtacgagatattcagaaacgaaaaaaaccgttctatgacaggtaccgttaataacggtacaaaaaatattttttttatttaaaaagttggcccttatgtgtagtattacacacaaaaattttaatcaaaatcgttagagccgtttttgaaaaaaattaccttttctatttccgttatatggcaggtaccgttagttttggtcataaaaaaaaaatttcaatttcccctctagggaatcaccaaaaactgctaactaccaagtttgaagaaaatcacttcactcgtttaggctgcagctccagatagagacagacggacagacagacagacagacagacagacagacagaattgccggacccacttttttggcattctccatcatcgtaatgtcatgtaaaattgttatctcgagttcgattttttttacgaatcctaaacttgccctatagtacctatatcgcaagtaaaaatgtcgtTCACAATAGAATTTCACAACACCTAAATTGATTTTCGA includes the following:
- the LOC129915540 gene encoding putative uncharacterized protein DDB_G0282129, which encodes MQLMNTFTCFLLLILSSTAIGDDNTSTENNEIIPKESIKNIDDTVRQALLRAIDKLQKQTSYSSDEDTTNNDENTDEEPEFPARVVEISTTTSVPEEILEESTTPDVAPTVQFFTASFDEKLSKEQPLISFISKEKQLKKKILAKVSLGSPVVLTGTALISPDKLQSTRSVASDRTNEISSESKAEIQFQITKVKKKPVPPTTTTTTTTTTTTTTTTTPRPTHNEDGENIELVDKDDIKIQAAPLVTAFTVDLDERGAAKNVIPIIERYSTTTKKPEAIPRLGATIARLNVLPSGELLPPALRSENSAQYSRNEVPQQKSAPPATVASRIPEPDTNGQQSPSFPLVDNYLIERQRTLEQQIYQLQLQAKQQQEQITRQLQLLEQQRQQQQQQQQQHQQLQTPESSLPTQSTSNIQKSSNTGFTIRPSIEFVPTVSNSADNFGLSSNQQLPLKDSPKFNSDSNRNQFNSNEFFNTNNNAFGTSNNGNQAFLQNRNPNVFGLNGAQRQSIVQIQPSNQLPFLPNLSETLVQQPPELSPFQNLPQNNYQAFQNLPFLNGANNFLQQQENQQQQQQLHRSRQFRQDSQTGNFGLNQLTPSQNQNFYRQQLITPNTNQLQNVAASYQSALNHGINPYAQENLRYQAGQAGF